Below is a genomic region from Cupriavidus sp. P-10.
TTCAAACTGTCTTCTCTCACACCTCCACTAGAAAGGAAGAATCGTATGGCTACATACAAAGAGTTGATGGCCCAGAAGCGGGCGCTCGAAGCTCACCTGGAAGAAGTGCGTGCCCAGGAAGTAGCAGGTGTCATCGAGAAGATCCAGACTTTGATGGCAGAGTACGACCTGACCGTCGAGGACATTACCAAGCGCAGGCGCGGACGCCCGGCGGGCAACGGTGCAAGCAAGCCGAAGTCCGAGCTGCCTCCGAAGTATCGTGACCCCAAGACCGGAAAAACCTGGTCGGGGAGGGGCCGTGCGCCTGCCTGGCTGGGTAAGAACCCGAACCGGTTTCTGGTTGCAGAAGAAGCTTGAAGTTCAGACGACGCAAAACTCAGTCGAATGAATCTCGACCCCTACCGCGTTTCTCCGGTTCAATGGCTGAACTCCTGGCCATCATCGATGAGCAAGTAGAGATCATCCGTGAGCATGGGCGTTAGGCGAATCCATTTGGTGCTTGGGATTGGCGTTACGTTCGCGAGTCATTTCCTCTTGCACTGCACCGTGGTCCCGTCCGCGGCGGGACCAGAGCGCGGATTTTAGGTTAGAATGCGAAGCTTGAAACGTTTCCCAGCGATGGGGTTTAAGCGAAGGCAAATGTCTCTGCGAGAGCGTTGGAAGCCCTGAAATCCCGGACGCCAGGCAATATTGTTTCTCCCCAGCCGACGTGGTGAAATTGGTAGACACGCTATCTTGAGGGGGTAGTGGCGAAAGCTGTGCGAGTTCGAGTCTCGCCGTCGGCACCAGACAACTTAGAAGCAGAATGCAGACGGTCGCGGTTCTGGATTTTGAAACGACGGGATTGTCGCCAAGCCTCGGTGACCGAGCCACGGAAATCGCTGTCATTTTGCTGCGTGACGGCGAGATTGTCGACCGTTATCAAAGCTTGATGAACGCTGGAAGGCGTATCCCCCCGCAGGTAGTAAGCCTCACCGGAATCACCAATGACATGATTGCAGATGCGCCTGCCGCATCGAAGGTCATGGGTGAAGCGGCCCGGTTTGTCGGCAGGCATCCGGTGGTAGCCCACAATGCCGGATTTGACCGAAGGTTTTGGCAAGCCGAGCTTGGGCTTCTGGACATCGCAGCCAATCAGCACTTCGCGTGTACGATGCTCACCTCCAGGCGTATATACCCACACGCTCAAAATCACAGGCTATCCACACTCGTCGATATGCTGAAATTGCCCAAAAGCGGGCGCGCGCACAGAGCGATGGCCGACGCTGAAATGACCGGTCATTTGTGGCATCGACTGCGACACGATATCGCTCGGACGTACGGAGTGAGGCAGGTCGATTACGCGCTCATCGCCCGTGTTCAAGCCACCAGCCGGGCGAAAGTACCGACGTTCCTTCGTTCGCTGGGCGAGTAAGGCGGAAATTGTTTGCGTCGCGCGGGAATACCCGGTCGGGACGGTGCGCCGCCCTTCGTAGCGCTATTTGCGCAGTCAAGTGAGCCCTTCATCCTTCAGCGCCTGTTGCACGGACGGACGCCCGGCGACTCGTGATACATACCTCTTCAGCGCCGGCCAACGCGCGAGCGACAGCTTGAAGTGGTCGGTCCATCGGAGGATGGTGAACAAGTACGAATCGGCGACGCTGAACTGGCCCATCAAATAATCTTTGTCTGTCAGCTGTTGCTCTAGCCAGTCGAACCGCTGCGACAGGCGCGTCCATGCCGCGTCCTTGTGCTCCTGTGACGTCGCCGGTTTCCAGAATGGCGCGAAGCCCTTGTGCAACTCGGCCGAGATGAAATTCAGCCATTCCTGCAGTCGGTAGCGCTCGAACGTGCCAAAGGCTGGCGCCAGATCGCGCCCGGGGGCGCAGTCGGCAATGTACTGGAGGATTACCGCGGCTTCAGTCAGCCGATCGCCGTTGTCA
It encodes:
- a CDS encoding H-NS histone family protein — encoded protein: MATYKELMAQKRALEAHLEEVRAQEVAGVIEKIQTLMAEYDLTVEDITKRRRGRPAGNGASKPKSELPPKYRDPKTGKTWSGRGRAPAWLGKNPNRFLVAEEA
- a CDS encoding 3'-5' exonuclease; its protein translation is MQTVAVLDFETTGLSPSLGDRATEIAVILLRDGEIVDRYQSLMNAGRRIPPQVVSLTGITNDMIADAPAASKVMGEAARFVGRHPVVAHNAGFDRRFWQAELGLLDIAANQHFACTMLTSRRIYPHAQNHRLSTLVDMLKLPKSGRAHRAMADAEMTGHLWHRLRHDIARTYGVRQVDYALIARVQATSRAKVPTFLRSLGE
- the gstA gene encoding glutathione transferase GstA; translated protein: MKLYYAPGACSLSPHIALLEAGLPFSIERVDLQRAPHTMESGDDYRKINPKDYVPALSLDNGDRLTEAAVILQYIADCAPGRDLAPAFGTFERYRLQEWLNFISAELHKGFAPFWKPATSQEHKDAAWTRLSQRFDWLEQQLTDKDYLMGQFSVADSYLFTILRWTDHFKLSLARWPALKRYVSRVAGRPSVQQALKDEGLT